From Terriglobales bacterium, the proteins below share one genomic window:
- a CDS encoding GIY-YIG nuclease family protein, with product MAQSSRAYFVYILSSISGTLYVGISNNVLRRGAEHSIGQPSSFTTRYKVNRLVYFETYTDVTKAIAREKQIKAYRREKKIALIRSMNPSWIDLRGKLLRESLL from the coding sequence ATGGCGCAGTCCTCTAGAGCCTACTTCGTCTACATTCTTTCGAGCATCTCGGGGACCTTGTACGTCGGAATAAGCAACAATGTTCTGCGCAGAGGGGCAGAGCACTCGATCGGCCAGCCTAGTTCCTTTACTACTCGATACAAGGTGAATCGGCTGGTTTATTTCGAGACATACACCGACGTAACGAAAGCAATTGCGCGCGAAAAGCAGATCAAGGCTTACCGACGCGAAAAGAAAATTGCACTAATCAGGAGCATGAATCCTTCATGGATTGACTTACGCGGGAAACTACTGCGCGAGTCGCTGCTCTAG